From a region of the Leishmania donovani BPK282A1 complete genome, chromosome 24 genome:
- a CDS encoding 3-oxoacyl-(acyl-carrier protein) reductase, putative, whose protein sequence is MQAKSIQSIAGRLILVTGAASGLGAATARFLAQMGAKVTLLDRNAAQGEQVSKEINGKFVATDVCSETEVQAAIKAAEEFAGQPLFGVVNCAGICPAAKVIGKKGVHPLDLFSKAVQVNLIGTFNVCRLAAEAMQRNAAQIGADEDRGVMVNTASVAAYEGQIGQAAYAASKGGIVSLTLPLAREFAGQRIRVNTICPGIMETPLLPPDLGAALGATVPYPPRLGKPEEFAHLVFFLFSNRYMNGECIRLDGATRMAAK, encoded by the coding sequence ATGCAGGCCAAGTCCATCCAGTCGATTGCCGGCCGCCTGATCCTGGTGACAGGGGCGGCCTCCGGGCTCGGGGCCGCCACGGCACGCTTTCTTGCGCAGATGGGCGCCAaggtgacgctgctggacCGCAACGCGGCGCAGGGTGAGCAGGTGTCGAAGGAGATCAATGGCAAGTTTGTTGCCACAGATGTCTGTAGCGAGACCGAGGTGCAGGCGGCCATcaaggcagcggaggagtTCGCCGGCCAGCCGCTCTTCGGCGTCGTCAACTGTGCCGGCATCTGCCCAGCGGCAAAGGTCATAGGCAAGAAGGGCGTTCACCCCCTCGACCTCTTCAGCAAGGCTGTGCAGGTGAACCTGATTGGTACGTTCAACGTATGCCGGCTGGCCGCCGAAGCAATGCAGAGAAACGCCGCGCAGATCGGCGCTGATGAGGACCGGGGCGTTATGGTGAACACCGCGAGTGTGGCGGCCTACGAGGGTCAGATCGGCCAGGCTGCCTACGCAGCCAGCAAGGGCGGCATCGTGAGTCTGACACTGCCGTTGGCCCGCGAGTTTGCTGGGCAGCGCATTCGCGTCAACACCATCTGCCCCGGCATCATGGAGacaccactgctgccgcccgaCTTGGGTGCGGCACTAGGAGCGACTGTCCCGTACCCGCCCCGTCTTGGCAAGCCCGAGGAGTTTGCGCACCTGGTCTTCTTTCTATTCTCGAACCGATACATGAACGGCGAGTGCATTCGCCTTGACGGGGCAACCCGTATGGCAGCCAAGTAG
- a CDS encoding 60S ribosomal protein L26, putative: MASIKCGSRRKARRAHFQAPSHVRRVLMSAPLSKELRAKYNVRAMPVRKDDEVIVKRGTFKGREGKVTACYRLKWVILIDKVNREKANGSTVAVGIHPSNVEITKLKLTHHRKSI, from the coding sequence ATGGCCAGCATCAAGTGTGGTTCCCGCCGCAAGGCCCGCCGTGCGCACTTTCAGGCCCCGAGCCATGTGCGCCGTGTGCTCATGAGCGCCCCGCTCTccaaggagctgcgcgccaagTACAACGTGCGTGCCATGCCCGTGCGCAAGGACGACGAGGTCATCGTGAAGCGTGGCACCTTCAAGGGCCGTGAGGGTAAGGTGACCGCGTGCTACCGCCTCAAGTGGGTCATCCTCATCGACAAGGTGAACCGCGAGAAGGCGAACGGCTCCACTGTGGCCGTCGGCATCCATCCCTCCAACGTCGAGATTACGAAGCTGAAGCTGACGCACCACCGCAAGTCCATC
- a CDS encoding transketolase, translating to MASIEKIANCIRCLAADIVQGGKSGHPGTPMGMAPVSAVLWTEVMKYNSQDPNWVDRDRFVMSNGHGCALQYALLHMAGYDLTMDDLKGFRQDGSRTPGHPERFVTPGVEVTTGPLGQGIANAVGLAMAESHLAARFNRPGHELVNHYTYVYCGDGCLMEGVCQEALSLAGHLALEKLIVIYDSNYICIDGATNLSFTEQSHQKYVSMGFHVIEVENGDTDYDGLRKALAEAKATKGKPKMIVQTTTIGFGSSKQGTEKVHGAPLGEEDIANVKTKFGRDPNKKYDVDEDVRAVFKMHMEKCSAEQKAWEERLAKYTAAFPAEGAAFVAQMKGELPSGWEAKLPTNSSAIATRKASENCLAVLFPAIPALMGGSADLTPSNLTRPASANLVDFSSSSNEGRYIRFGVREHAMCAILNGLDAHGGIIPFGGTFLNFIGYALGAVRLAAISHHRVIYVATHDSIGVGEDGPTHQPVELVAALRAMPNLQVMRPSDQTETSGAWAVALSSAHTPTVLCLSRQSTVPQSGSSIDGVKRGAYTVVEVPDPQLVIVASGSEVSLAVDAAKVLSGELCVRVVSMPCQELFDAQPDAYRKSVLTEGVPVVSVEAYVSFGWEKYSHAHVGMSGFGASAPAGVLYKKFGITVEEVVETARRLTARFPNRTAPLKNSSFSKM from the coding sequence ATGGCCTCTATTGAGAAGATTGCCAACTGCATCCGCTGCCTCGCGGCAGACATTGTGCAGGGTGGCAAGAGTGGTCACCCGGGCACGCCGATGGGCATGGCGCCAGTGTCAGCGGTCCTGTGGACGGAAGTGATGAAGTACAACAGCCAGGATCCTAACTGGGTCGACCGCGACCGCTTCGTCATGTCGAACGGGCACGGCTGCGCGCTGCAGTACGCCCTGCTGCACATGGCCGGCTACGACCTTACCATGGACGACCTGAAGGGATTCCGCCAAGATGGCTCGCGCACCCCTGGTCACCCCGAGCGTTTCGTGACGCCCGGGGTGGAGGTGACGACCGGGCCGCTTGGCCAGGGTATTGCAAACGCGGTCGGACTGGCGATGGCCGAGTCGCACCTTGCCGCCAGGTTCAACCGCCCGGGACACGAGCTCGTCAATCACTACACTTACGTGTACTGTGGTGATGGCTGTCTGATGGAGGGTGTGTGCCAGGAggcgctctccctcgccgGCCACCTCGCCCTGGAGAAACTCATCGTCATCTACGACAGCAACTACATCTGCATCGATGGCGCGACAAACCTCTCCTTCACGGAGCAGTCCCACCAGAAGTACGTGTCCATGGGTTTCCATGTGATCGAGGTCGAAAACGGTGACACTGACTACGACGGCCTGCGCAAGGCGTTGGCGGAGGCCAAGGCCACGAAGGGGAAGCCGAAGATGATTGTGCAAACCACAACGATCGGGTTCGGGTCTTCGAAGCAGGGAACGGAGAAGGtgcacggcgcgccgctgggTGAGGAGGATATTGCCAACGTCAAGACGAAGTTTGGCCGCGACCCGAACAAGAAGTACGACGTCGACGAAGACGTCCGCGCTGTGTTCAAGATGCACATGGAGAAGTGTTCCGCGGAGCAGAAGGCGTGGGAGGAACGCTTGGCGAAGTACACGGCCGCGTTCCCGGCCGAGGGTGCCGCCTTTGTGGCGCAGATGAAGGGCGAGCTGCCGTCCGGGTGggaggcgaagctgccgaCGAACTCCTCGGCCATCGCGACGCGCAAGGCGAGCGAGAATTGCCTGGCTGTGCTCTTCCCGGCCATCCCGGCCCTCATGGGAGGGTCGGCTGACCTCACGCCGAGCAACCTGACGCGCCCCGCGTCGGCAAACTTGGTGGACTTCTCGTCGAGCAGCAACGAGGGTCGCTACATTCGCTTCGGTGTCCGTGAACACGCCATGTGCGCCATCCTCAACGGTCTCGACGCCCACGGTGGTATCATCCCGTTCGGCGGCACCTTCCTCAACTTCATCGGCTACGCCCTTGGTGCGGTGCGCCTCGCCGCGATCTCCCACCACCGTGTCATCTACGTGGCGACACACGACAGCATCGGGGTTGGCGAGGACGGGCCGACCCACCAACCTGTCGAGTTGGTGGCTGCCCTGCGTGCCATGCCAAACCTGCAGGTGATGCGTCCTAGCGACCAGACAGAGACGAGCGGTGCTTGGGCTGTTGCGTTGTCTAGTGCCCACACTCCGACGGTTCTGTGTCTGAGCCGCCAGAGCACCGTGCCGCAGTCGGGGTCGAGCATCGATGGTGTGAAGCGCGGTGCCTACACAGTGGTGGAGGTGCCCGACCCGCAGCTCGTAATCGTGGCGAGCGGCTCGGAGGTGTCGCTGGCGGTGGATGCTGCCAAGGTACTCTCGGGTGAGCTGTGCGTGAGGGTTGTGTCGATGCCGTGCCAGGAGCTCTTCGACGCGCAACCGGATGCGTACCGCAAGTCTGTGCTCACCGAAGGTGTGCCGGTGGTGTCGGTGGAGGCGTACGTCAGCTTCGGCTGGGAGAAATACTCCCATGCGCATGTGGGCATGTCTGGCTTCGGTGCCTCGGCCCCGGCGGGTGTGCTATACAAGAAGTTCGGCATTACCGTCGAGGAAGTGGTGGAGACGGCCCGCAGGCTGACCGCGCGCTTCCCCAATcgcacggcgccgctcaAGAACTCCTCATTCAGCAAGATGTGA
- a CDS encoding 40S ribosomal protein S8, putative — protein MGIVRSRLHKRKITGGKTKIHRKRMKAELGRLPANTRLGARRVSPVRARGGNFKIRALRLDTGNFAWASEAIAHRVRLLDVVYNATSNELVRTKTLVKNCIVAVDAAPFKRWYAKHYGIDLDADRKTTKAAAAAEKKGRKSVHAAADKYDVNKASPKLQREWIRRRRNHRVEKAIADQLREGRVLARITSRPGQSGRADGILLEGAELQFYLKRLEKKKK, from the coding sequence ATGGGCATCGTCCGCAGCCGCCTGCATAAGCGCAAGATCACCGGTGGAAAGACCAAGATCCACCGGAAGCGCATGAAGGCCGAGCTGGGTCGCCTTCCCGCGAACACCCGCCTTGGCGCCCGCCGCGTGAGCCCTGTGCGTGCTCGCGGTGGCAACTTCAAGATCCGTGCCCTGCGCCTGGACACCGGCAACTTTGCCTGGGCCTCCGAGGCCATCGCGCACCGCGTGCGTCTTCTCGACGTCGTGTACAACGCCACCTCGAACGAGCTGGTGCGTACGAAGACGCTTGTGAAGAactgcatcgtcgccgtgGATGCCGCGCCGTTCAAGCGCTGGTACGCCAAGCACTACGGCATCGACTTGGATGCAGACAGGAAGACCACcaaggctgccgctgctgcagagaaGAAGGGCAGGAAGTCCgtccacgccgctgctgacaaGTACGACGTGAACAAGGCCTCGCCCAAGCTTCAGCGCGAGTGgattcgccgccgccgcaaccACAGGGTTGAGAAGGCAATCGCCGAtcagctgcgcgagggccGCGTGCTTGCGCGCATAACGAGCCGCCCGGGCCAGTCCGGCCGTGCCGACGGTATCCTGCTGGAGGGCGCCGAGCTCCAGTTCTATCTGAAGCGCctggagaagaagaagaagTAA
- a CDS encoding 40S ribosomal protein S8, putative, whose translation MGIVRSRLHKRKITGGKTKIHRKRMKAELGRLPANTRLGARRVSPVRARGGNFKIRALRLDTGNFA comes from the coding sequence ATGGGCATCGTCCGCAGCCGCCTGCATAAGCGCAAGATCACCGGTGGAAAGACCAAGATCCACCGGAAGCGCATGAAGGCCGAGCTGGGTCGCCTTCCCGCGAACACCCGCCTTGGCGCCCGCCGCGTGAGCCCTGTGCGTGCTCGCGGTGGCAACTTCAAGATCCGTGCCCTGCGCCTGGACACCGGCAACTTTGCC
- a CDS encoding ubiquitin-conjugating enzyme e2, putative — protein MHGGSSNSGAAARLQKELVEVMMSDAEGISAYPEDDNLFRWIGSVKGVPNTPYEELEYNLLLVFPPNYPYEAPTVTFMTPCFHPNVDTRGAICLDILKEKWSAVYSVSSILLSIQNLLNNPNNESPLNNHAAQLWHDREQFTIAVRATHGGAPGS, from the coding sequence atgcacggcggcagcagcaacagcggggcagcggcgcggctgcaaaAGGAGCTCGTAGAGGTGATGATGAGTGATGCCGAGGGCATCTCCGCCTACCCGGAGGACGACAACCTATTCCGCTGGATCGGCAGCGTCAAGGGCGTACCGAATACGCCGTATGAGGAGCTCGAGTACAACTTGCTGCTTGTTTTTCCGCCCAACTACCCGTACGAGGCGCCCACTGTCACATTCATGACGCCGTGCTTCCACCCGAACGTAGATACGCGTGGGGCCATCTGCCTCGACATCCTCAAGGAGAAATGGTCGGCCGTCTACTCGGTGAGCTCCATCTTGCTGTCCATCCAGAACCTACTCAACAACCCGAACAACGAGTCACCGCTGAACAATCATGCCGCGCAGCTCTGGCACGACAGGGAGCAGTTCACCATCGCTGTGCGGGCCACTCACGGTGGAGCGCCAGGCTCTTAG